The Helianthus annuus cultivar XRQ/B chromosome 15, HanXRQr2.0-SUNRISE, whole genome shotgun sequence genomic sequence TGGAgaaaaataagtgaaaggtgggactgacATGGGGAATATTCAAACTAACAATGACTAATGATGTCTAGTTTGGATTATTGTAAGCCAATTCCCCTAATATTTATGGGTTCATTCATGTTTTTATGTATAATCTTTATTAAAATTTCGAAACGTCGTGGGTTCATGCGAACCCGTATCAATCAATGTAGATCCGCTCCTGACTAAGTCCCTCGGTGTTGAGGAGGATGTACGTGCCCTCGGTTCTTATTGTGCCTCCACTCAGATTAATTTTCGATAAAGATTCATTCATTTTGGTAGGTTTTCATAAAGTTTTGTGGTATTCATCTCTTTTTGTTAATCTGAGAAAATAATCATGCTTTCTTATTCATTGAGTTTGGTGGGTTAAAAATATCAACGAAAAAGACTTCAAAATATACATGTacattcagtttttttttttttttttttttttttttggaaatcattcccttttttttattattagaaTGAGCGTCATAAAATATAACAAACCAAAAATAGAACGATTATATGGTACACCTTTTATTTGCCTAAGTGTCATTTTCATTGAAACCATTTAAGCCAACAAGTAACTATTGTCAAAATTATATACCAATTCACTTTTCAATTAACTGTTCTCCTTACGAAATATATATCATCATGTTCGGTTCAAATTTAGGCCGTTCCTAAAAACGCTTTATGACTTCTGAAATAAAATACTTTAGTAAGATAGTGTAGGATAGGGATAAGTATAAGGAAAAGAAAGGTTTGCATAAACTTGCGAAATTCGCAACTTATATACTCATACTAAAACATTCATAATTGAGATCCTGACGTAACGCGCGGGCATGCTTCAACTCATTAGATAAACATCTAACTAATCAAGATTAATCCAACAAACATTGTGTATTATTCATTAAATTAATTGGGTTCGATACAAATAAATGGATACGGTTTCAGTTTTGGCTAATAGGGAGGGTCATGGTTCAGTAACTCTGTCGTCCCAAAAATGATTTGGGATAAAACTATACCAATAAAGTTACCATTTTTGAATAATTGCCAGGAAAGTtataagaaaaaaataataatttcttACCACAATTGTTTGTTGTATCCGAAATTCCAAATAGTTGCTTCACGTACATGTAAGTATTGATATATTTGCCTATCGCTTAACCTAAATGTAGCCTAAAACTAGCCAAACGTAGATACTTATAACACATAGACATTTAAATGAAATAGAACAAGATTAAAATTAGTATTAGCATTTGTTTATACATGTTATGTAACATCGATGATATGTTTTCCGGTAGGGGTATAATAAATAAGAGATAAATCGAGCTTGAGCTTGTTAATTTTTTTACAAGTTGAGTTCAAGTTTAAAACACACACACAGTGCTCGACTCGAGCTCTCCTAAGTTAATGGAGTCAGGTACGAGTTTAGTCGAATTGAGGCTAGACTCAGCTTGTTTGCACCCTTGTTCTCTGGACAAATTTCGATAATAGAAAGTGGTGGATCGGAAAATAACCCATAAGTGATTTGATTTGCAATCCATCTATTTGCGGCATCGGAGTAGTGTACCCCATCCCAACTTATGACCTTTGTTGGGTCTTTACATGATCCCGCAAACACTTCACTACCATTGATCTTTCCTTTGTTTCCACAATATATGTCATTGTCTTGATCATGATACCCACAACATATTGTGAACCCTTCCTTGAATCCTATTACAAATTTAAATAGGAATTTCACAAAAAAATGTTAAACCATGGTTAAAAACTAACTAGTGGTTATTCACAAGTTAATTCTTTTTCTAAAACAAGCACACGTTAGTATTAGATTAtattgagtaaattactttttgagtttttgtgttttagtggttttaatcatttgagtccaaaatcaaaatgtttaacgccctgagtcacTAGACGCTTTTTTATAACCATTTGAGTTCTTTTGAGttcaaattttaaccttttgagtccattttttttaaacaaaattggactcaaaacgttataaaataaatggctagggacttagcacgttaaactttttaattttggactcaagtaattaaaaccactaaaacacagagactcaaaaagtaatttactcgaTTATATTATTAGCATCAGCTCACACTAATAATATAATCTAATAGTTAGTTGTTAACCATTGCACTTGGCTATGGTTACCATTTTTATCTTAAACAATAAACAAATACCATAATGGCCGTATAAACCCTTACACAATGTACAAACATTGAGTTTGTGTGACACACCTAGGTCCTTTGCTTTGCTAATCAGTTGGTATTTTGCGGAGTACATGTCTACATACGCCAGTATAGCTTTCGGGAGATCGGACCTCAGTTGAACGACTTTGGCTCTAAGCTTCTCGTTGAACTCATTTGCTATACGGTTTTGGCCAGCAACACACCCGATCTCATCAAGGTAACCCGCGGCAGGGTTAACAACTTTTGTATGTGTTACGGGCAAGCACCCTATGGGCCCGGTGTTATGTATCCAAAACGCCCTTGCTCCTTTTCCATACAATTGCTATACATAATACATGTATAAACAAGTAAAATACAAGTTTTTAATCATAATCATACACATCATGTGTGTGGGCCTATAAGTCAATTTTTAGCCCTATTTTCCCACAAATAGGTTCACAAGGCTTCATTATCATCATGCACAAATCTTTAAAAGTACTTAGATTAAATCAAATTATAAATATCGGTAGCAAATCGAATGCAAAAGTTGATTGTTTAGGACGGTCCAAAAATTGCGGAAAATGCAAAAAATGTTTTGAAAGTCGAATTTGTTTACCGCTCGCAACATTTGTGATAGGGCGGTCAcaaaaatgcaaagaaaaaggTTTAAAACTTAAATTTATATATCGGTTGTAAATTGGTCGCAAATGTTGTGACTGTTCAGGACGGttgcaaaaattaaaaaaaaaaaaagaaagaaagaaaataagTTAATATCTAAATTTAAATGTCGGTCACAAACCGGTGGCAAACTTTACGATCGTTTAATGGCGGTCGAAAAAAGGAAAAataataacctaaaactaaaagCACGATCGCAAATCGTGAATTACGGTTAATGATGCTCAATTATGATATTGAAGGTAGGGGTGTAAATGAGCAGAGTCTAGCTAGTCTAAGGCTTGAGCTCAAGTTTGGCTTGTTTCAGGTTTGGCTCGTCTAAGACTCATaagttgtgtgtgtgtgtgtgggggggggggggggggatatttgACACAATCTGGACATGACATAGATCTGAAATAGTGTCAGATACATGAACCCGGACATAGCGCTAACTTGAAAATCGTGTCAGACACGTGAACCCCGAACACGACATGAGTTTTCCCGAGTTGACACGAACACAACCCAACccgatttttttttcatattaatacttcaataatattattattaatatgaCACAACCCGGACACGACATAACTCTGAAATAGTGTCAGATACATGAACCTGAACACGACACCAACTTGAAAATCGTGTCAGTCACGTGAATCCCAAACACAACATGAGTTTTCCTGAATTGACACGATCACAACCCATCCAACCcgatttttttaaattaatactTCAAATATGAAAACCAATGCTCATTCGTTATTCATTTTTAAGTTTTGATGTAAAACACCCTATCGGTTTAAGCTATGacatattaataatatatagtttttagtttgaaaaaaaaaggaTTAAATTGGTCAACCCACAAGTCTTGGAGCTCAACTCAAACATAGCCcttttagactaaacccaaactcATAGATTTCGTATTAGATTAATGTCATGTTGTGTTGCCATATTAAAATCACACCCGTACTTGGGATATATGTACTTTTAGTCGACGTTTTTTAACATACAAAGAACTAAAAAACTTACTCGTATAGAATTAGCAAACTGTTCGATAATGTCGGGGATTGCAGCCCGGCTCGCCTCAACACCCATTGTCCTAAATACGTATGCGAGATCGTTCTGGCCTATATCGATCGTATATATAGCTTTCATGAAATCATTAGGTCTAGGTAGATTTTGTCTTTGAGAGTCATCCTTGGCTAccaaatataaattataattaaTATTGTCATTATGTCATAACTTATCCAAACCAAGTGAATTTatctttgtattttttttttctaaaccgaCTCATTTTAACCCGACTTCATTTTGGCCTGAACCCTCTATTGACACGAaccaaattattattttttataaaacgaGCCGTTTTTATCCAAACTCATTTTGCgtaaaacctgttttgacacgTCACTTGAACCCGCCCACTTCGCCCAAATTGCCCTAATTAAGTTAAAGATAATCAAATCATATCTGATGTGAGTACGAACTTGTTTAATAGAGTTTACCTTGATTATAAAGATAAGTGGTTCGATCTTTAAACTGATTAAACTGCTCGACTTGAATGTCGAGCGAAAACGGGCTAACATCATGTTCAAACCATGATTCATTTACGCGCCTAATGGTCGCACCAC encodes the following:
- the LOC110911251 gene encoding GDSL esterase/lipase At5g14450; protein product: MEAIISLLLVVGVATGQPFPPPSPACDIPAIYNFGDSNSDTGGIAAAFYPPGPPSGETFFKRPVGRASDGRLIIDFIAEKLGLPYLSAYLDSIKANYTHGANFATGGATIRRVNESWFEHDVSPFSLDIQVEQFNQFKDRTTYLYNQAKDDSQRQNLPRPNDFMKAIYTIDIGQNDLAYVFRTMGVEASRAAIPDIIEQFANSIRQLYGKGARAFWIHNTGPIGCLPVTHTKVVNPAAGYLDEIGCVAGQNRIANEFNEKLRAKVVQLRSDLPKAILAYVDMYSAKYQLISKAKDLGFKEGFTICCGYHDQDNDIYCGNKGKINGSEVFAGSCKDPTKVISWDGVHYSDAANRWIANQITYGLFSDPPLSIIEICPENKGANKLSLASIRLNSYLTPLT